aattgaattgaattgaaaagaaGGACTTTAGACAAACAGGTGACCAGGAACCCAAATAACTGAAACGTATTTAGCATTTTGCTGGTGTAGATCGTCTGAAAAAAGTTGCAACCCTTAAGTTGTACGCAACAATACAGAAGTGGACGTGCACTCACCTTTTGTTTTGAAAGAGAAATTGCATTGTGCGCAGTGATAGGGACGAACATCAGAGTGCGTGCGGATGTGTTTGCGCAGCATGCTTGGCTTTTTACAGCGGATCCCACACTCCTCACAGATGTATTTACCTCTTCCACGCCCCCTTACATAAACATATTCCTCATTCGATTTGTAACTGTTAAAAGAAGATAATAATATGCAACATGAGATTTCTCAATTATTTCCTCAATTGTTTACTTAATGTGTTGGAAGTGATAGCTGAGAAGTTAGGCTAGGGCCACAAACCCTCCATCAAAGATCTTCACCCGTCGAGGTTCTGCTTTGGAGGAGTCTAACTCATGGCTTGACTGACTCTCTGGTTTTGCCTTGCCACAGTTCTCATTTAACAAAGTGTTGTGTTGGGCCAACACCTAAAATATTTCAacaaagaagaaaacagaaagaaataaaataaaaataaataaaatacactttaCACGACTTTACAACTGTAAGGTTAAAAAGGCAATTTGTAATTGAAATTATATAATAGGGAAAAACAAACCTTTGGCAAAACATCTTTCAGTTTGCCAGAGTAAGTCAATATGTCAGATTTTAAGCTTGTTGTTATAGCTTGGGTATACAGGATCTTCTTGGAGATCTGTTTGGAGTCAAAAAGAGACATGACCACTTTGGTGGGAAGACCCAGTGGATTTGGATTTTTGAGCTTGACTGTCCAGGTAGAGTAGGCTGAGATTCTCTGATCTGTCTGCTCAATGTGGAGAGGTTTCCTTTTCAACAGAAAACACCAAGTAAAGGTTGTAGCTGTCTTCAGACTTGGGAAAGACAGACGATGGCTGTCTCGTGTGTTCACAACCGAAACAGAAGCAGCTAATTTTATTTGCCCCTGAAACGTTGGAGGCCTCACAAGAGATTTAGCTGGAGACCACTGATGCTCCTCAGGCTTTTCCTGTGATTTCAGTGTTGTGTTTCCAGGCCCAGAATGGCTTTGCATCCCTGGAGAGGAATGTGTTTCAGATCCTGGTACTGTCTGCACAGTTGTGGTAGGTGTCCTGCTCTCCATTTCTTGTTCAACATCATCACACTTTGTATGACAAATTTCTATCTGATTATCTTTTTCAGGTTCTCTGCATTCTGGTAGCTGCTCAGGGGCATCTGTTTCTATTGGACTGTCTACACATTCAGTGGTGCAAACCTGACGAACGAGCATTAGCTTCCGTGGTCTGGTCAACTCTGACATTTTTGCGTTCAGGTAACTGAATGATCGACCATCTGTAAGACATGCAGCACCATGGTCATCCTTAGCCcgtttctgtgttttctccATGGCTATGTCCAGGCTGTTGGCAGGAGAAAGCATACGTTTACTTGAGGCAGTGGGCTCTTGTTGTGGACAAAGGCTCACGGATACCAGTTTTTGAGTGCAGTGTAATGAACCAGGAGATGATGTAATTTGGATTTCACCAATATGGTTTTGTCTGACTGGGATAATAGTCTTCATTTGGAAGCCAGCTGACCCAGGTGACCTTCCATTTTGCCTGTCTGATCCAATTTTTGCATTTGTACTCACTTCAGAAAGGTTTACTTTGGTATCCACTGTTGATGATGGTAGTGTATGTTCATGAGTGATGAGAATCTGTGGAACTGCAGTAGGTTCTGAAAAAGACTGAGAAACAGGGGCAACTTCAAGATCAATGGGCAAAACAACCGAGACCCCTCTGTTAGAGACCCTCTGCTGACTCGGTTGGGTTTCATAAACATTTTGTATTCCATCGCTGAACGTCGAAACTTTAATCTCATTTGCAATTGGTATTGTAAGAACAGGCAAGGTAATTTGTGCGCCCTGCACACTAGAGAAAGAGTGCGCTTGACCCGTTTTCAAAACTGGATACTGCAACTGGTACTTGGGTACAAAGTTCTTGATATGTTCAGCATTCTGAATATCTGCTTCATCGTGTGCAAAATGCACCAGAGTCTCCTGACATTTGTCAAGCTTTGCAGTCTGATGCCATGGGTGGGGAAGACCATGTATTTGCGGTTGATGGGTTTGGCTACCAAGGTTGATACTTTGAACCATTTTAACATTCTTTTTCAGGGGTGATTCCCCAGAAAGCAGAACAACAggcttattaatatttaatgatcTATGTTGGgacactgaaaaaatgtttgtagaGGGGCCTCTCTGGAGTGAGACTGTTGGTTTCCCTGTGGGTTGCTGTGTTTCTGGGCCAATCTTCAAAGACATCTGACGTACAAGGGGCCCTCTCCTTCTTTCAATAAGGGGTACTTGGGGAGTTGGAGTACACTGTGTATTTTTCGGCAATGTAGTTACCATTGGTGAAGTGGACCTGCTGGGAGATATGGTACTGCAGTCAAATGATTTGCTACGATAATCACAAGAAATTTCTACAGATTGTTGAGTACAGCTGATTTGCTCTGAGGCAGCCCGTCTCATCATTCCTGGTACTCCAAGAGTGTTGCTTGCTACAGGGAGCCCTTGAACCTCTGGTGGTTTCCTAACACCTTCCACCCTGGATGGACTGTCTGATCTTGGAGGATCATCTCTGTCAAATGAGGCTGAAATACTGGAGCACCTTGACAAGCTACTGTCTCGGCTAAGGCTACGTGAGAGACTCGACTCAAAGCTAGATTCCCCTGAGGAGTGTTCCATTTGAGCCAGCCTTATCCGTTTCTTTTTTGGTGGGAGTTTTTCAGTTGGAAGTTTAGACAAGCTCTCACTTCTCTGAGGCCAGTTGAATGTTTCTGAAGGCTTTTCTGTTGATTCACTCACTTGTGATTCATGCTCTCTGTCTGGTTCTTCTGTTACAAGAATTTCAGGAACTTGAATGTTGTTCTGGCGCACCAACCTAGACTGGGTAGATGTACAGCTGTCACTAGTAACTGATGAAGTTTGCTTCTCAAGTTTGTTCATTCCTTGAGTAGGACATTTGGGTGTTGACATTTTTTCATGATAACTTTGCAAAGAAGAACTAATTGTAATTTCAACATGCTTTTTTACTGAGCTGTTTGCATCCTTTTCCACAGAATCACCTGGAGAGGATTGTTCAATAGACTCTGACATTTCAAAGGAATTTGGTCGGCTGAGAGAGTTAGTGTGCCTAATGACTGAAGTGCCACTTCCTTGTCTCTGAGGTTCTGCTCTTCCTTTACTGCATGTGCTGATATGGATCTCTCGTATTGGAGACAATCTTGCCTCTTCAATGCCTCTTGCAATGAGCTGAATTTGACCTACAGAAGGAGGCTTACTAGAAGTGGGTGTGGGTTGGGCATAGGAATTTCCTGAAAAACCCATCGCCATCTGGCAGGAATCAAAACTTCTTGAACATGGAGGTGGTGTTTCAGTTGGAGACTGGTCCTCATCATCCCCAACACTTTTCATTTTACGTCTTTTTCTTATCATTGGTTGATCCACAATGCTTGGAATAATGGCACTTCTGCTTAAAACAGGTTGTTGTGTTCCACGTGCAAAAACCTCTGGCTCAACATCTCTGACTGACACAGTTTTGTTCTTCGGGCCATGCAATTCAGAGCAATAAAACTTTTTGTGATTTTCAAAGTTTTCTAATTTTCGATACCGGTTACGACAGGTTTCGCATTCATATGTTGTCCCTTTGCTTTGCTGAGTCTTTCGAGTTCTTTCAGGTGCATGATCAAATGACTTACTTCGAGTCTCATGGGTAATGCTTGATCCATAATGGCCCTCATCCATAGAATGAACAGAAAGGAGAACATGCCCCTCATTAGTTGAGAAATCTTCTACTGCTACCTGCCTGACTAAGGTTCTATGTACAGCTTGATTTGGGGTGGAAGGTGCTGGAGAGAAGACATCATCATTTAGTGAACTAAACTTGTCATCAAATGATTGGCATATCCTTAGAGGATGAGGCTGAGAGGGAGCATTGGGGAGGACAGCTGACCGGCCAGGTGTTGTTGGCACCGAATTACTTCTTGTAATTGGTAAACAATCCATAGTTGGATATTGAGGTGGCACAGAGAGAAGAAATATTGGTTTGGATTTATCAGTTGGGGTAAAGGGAGACTTTGGTATATCAGAATTGGAATTTGACCTTCTTACTACTGGTTTTAGATCAAACTGAAAAGAATCTTTAAATATGTATGATTTGGGGGAGTCTATACTACCTCTTCTGGAAAGAGATGTACGTCTTGGTTTGACACTATCGAGTTGCTTGGCATCCACAACAGCCTCATTGTCTGATATTAACTTTGTGATGCGCTCTTCTAAAGAAAGAGCTTTTGTCTCCAATGGGGGACGCATCTGTCCTGGCAAAACTGGAGGCTTTTCACTGGTTGCTACATGCATGACAGTGGCTACTACAGGAGAAGATAAAACTTGTGGATTTTTCAGATCACTTTCTGTTGGAGGCATGATCTTGACAAAGGGGCTTGGAGGGCTCATGGCTTGATCTGCACTTTCAGATCTTGAAAAGTAACCAGAATCAGTACTTCCCAGACTTCGGGGGCTAAGCAAGCATTTGCCCTGAGGCTGCTGAGAATGGTCAGTTGCTTGCTGTCTCTGAAGTTGTGCATGTCCATTCCCTGATGGAGACTTACATTGCTGATTGTCATCCTCACTTATGAAGTCTGGTAAGGGACTTGTGCAATCCACCTCTTTCAGTGATGACAGAACAGTTACATTAGACCTGTTGGAACAGTAAGTTAGACTTGCTGTCTGGAAATCCCTTTGCCTCTGGGCTGCTGCTTGCTCCGGATTGGAATCTGTAACTCTTGGACTGTCTGCTCGCAAGGGTGAAACATTGACAGGGTAAACAACGACTTTAGGGAGAGCAGCAGTTACTTTGGGCTCACAGCCCTTCTGACTGGACAAAGGTTTGATATTTTCATACATGACAGCGTGGTCTGCATCCCCTAGGCTGCCTGATACTGTGCTTGAACTGTGCAAGCTGCCCTCAGATAAAGCAGTCAAGCTGCTCAGTGAAGAGTCAGGGTCCAAATCAGCTGTATTCACCTCCTCATCACTCTCACCACTTTCCTCTACATCTGAATTGGTACCAAGGCCTTTGTCAGATTCTTGGGATAGAGACCCACTTCCAGAATCTTTTGAAACAAGCCCTAGTTTGATGGCATGGGCATGAGACTTTTTATGCTTGTAAAGGTTGCTCTTTGTTTTGAATGAGAAGCCACATGTCACACAAGGATATGGTCTCTCTCCAGTGTGGGATCGTATGTGCTTCAGCAATACACTAGGCTTTGCACATGCTCTGTTGCAGTACTCACAAACATactttccttgtttttttgttttttgatccTTAGTTGAGGCATCACACATTTGATTCATGCCATAGTTGACAACTGTTGCCACCTGGACATGGTTGAAGCCTGGTGTGACTGGAACTTGGATGGGGTTGGGAACAGTGGCAGAGAGAGACTGGCATGTCTGCACTATAGGTGGCTGACTTTGAGGCAGGCTACTGGATCCTGAGGGAACTGGGGCGTAAGTCAAGTTAAAAGATGGACCAGCACTGTAGCTCTTCTGAAGGCCTGGCTTGTCATGCTGGCAATTAACTGCCTTATTCAGGTGCTGCTGTGAGGAGTGATGTTGAGCACATAGGACTCCAGTTGATGCACTATTGTAGAATGGTGGTTTAGCTGCAGTATATGGCTGCATTAATGCAGGCTGCGACTGCGGACCAAAATTAACTGAGGGCATAGCAATGGCAGCATCTGACTGGGGAACAAGTTGTCCAGTTGGATTGCAATTCTTCTCTGTTAAAGTGTTAAAGTCTGGCTCCATAGCTTTAAGCAGAACTTCAAGAGGAGCAGCAGTGTGTGAAGCAGATGTGCCTTTGTTGCTGACTTTTTCACTCCAGCTTTTGGCTAGCATGGACTGTACAACACAGGTCTTATCTGCACCCTTTTGGTGGACAAGAGCCTCTGACTGCAAGGTAGTCAAATCCTTGCTCTCCACTTTTACTGCCTTGTCTGCCAGTGTCTCCTGCTGATCATCTTCAGAATCTTGGGGTGATTTGGAGGTACTGTGTGCTGGGCTCTTGGAGAATAAACTGGCAGGTGTGGTTTCCTTGGATAAAGCAGAGTCTGTAGGTGAAACAGATTTCTTTGTTTGTGGCAGCTTCTTGACTGGAGACTTGGGTATTTTCTTCAGCTGGTTTTCAGCCACAACCTTTTTCCTCTTTAGTCCTTTGATGCTTTCAGAACTTCTGCCAGTACTTTCATTTCTGCCTGTTGGAGAGAAGAAAAATTAATGTTAATAGGAGCTCTTTACTACCAATACTTGTGGAACGTGCAAATGCTTagtatagaatgtctctgtatgctgtagcataacAATTTCCTCTCACTGGAACTGAGAGGCCCAAACttgctccagcatgacaatgctcctgtgcacaaagcaagctccatgaagacacggtgtgtTAAGGGTGGCGTGGAAGAACTCTAGTGTACTGCACAGAGCCCTAatctcaactccactgaacacctttgggacctttgggatgaactggaacatcgactgcaccccagacctcctctcctaacatcactgcctgacctcactaatgctcttgtaactgaatgaacacaaaaccccacagccacgccccaaaatcttgtgaaaagccttcccagaagagtggagctaaTTATAACAGGAAAAGGAGAATAAACCTGGAATGTGATGTTCAACAAAAAcatatgggtgttatggtcagggtacacatacttttggccatatagtgcatgttATCTTATAATGGTGAGCTTAAAAAACATGAAATCTGAACTGTACGGAAAAACATCATTCTTTGTACAGTTCAGAATGACTGCTGCTAATGACCACTGCATACGCTATGTAAAAAGAACACTTAGGAAAGAACATTTCCATCCGTAATACAAAATGAAACCTGTGATAAACTAAAATGTTACGCTGTGTAGTTCATCGCAACAACAAATGAAGGCAGAACAGAATCAATTTCAGAATTAATATAATGCAACTTTTTATTTACCAGTTGTTTGTCTATACGCTTTAGCGTTATGTTACTGATCAAATGAAAGTGATGTTAGTAACAATCTTTTATTATACATAAATGTTAAGAATTTTCCAATTTCCTGGATGGACAATCAATCAGCTACTgattacacactgtacacaataCTGCGCAAAAGGCCTAGGCACATGGAATGAAAGAAGAATTctggaaaatgaaaagaaaaggaaattctGGAATGTGAATATATgtcttcaaaataattaaatgaaaataatacaattaaaatcaaatcataattttactttttgttgaAAATTGCATAAATTCACTTGGGTACATGGTCATACAGTTGTCTAAGGAAATTGGTAGGTAGGTTGTTCCAGGCCTTTTGTCTCTACTTATTAAATctcagattgtttttttttccctttttaaatCAGAGATGTGGTCTACTACTTAATAAGGTTCAAGGCTCGAAATTGCAACCATCTTGGTTGCATATGTTCCTGActcattaaaacatatttggGAGCATTTGAGTGCAAATAATTGCTGTGGTGCGACCCGTTTTCAATTCTCTACAAAACGTTCGCTAATTACCTCACAGTCTTTGCCTGCTGTGAGTTGATACAGTGACCAGCCCACCATTCGCCACAGTGGCAAGCAGACAATCAGAACATTTCTGGAAAAATTAGTTAGCCAATGATATTTGAGGATACAGTCAAGAGCCAGTTGGGCCCACCCACTGCTGACAAAAAGAAAACGTATTCACGCGAGCAGAGCACAGAGACGTTTAAAAATGAGCACGCGATTTCTTCCCTCAAAACGAGCTCAGATTTGCTgcgctctctccccccccccatctctctctctctctattttatatatatatatatatatatatatatatatatatatatatatatatatatatatatatatatatatatatacacacacacacacacacacacacacacacacatacacacacacatacatacacacacacacacacacacacacataaagtaGCTGTGGTGCTCCTAAATTGTTGCTGATGCTCCTAACTTTCTAAAGTTGGGAGCACCAGTGCTACCTAGTAAAAAAGTTCATTTCGAGCCCTGAGGATTATTACTTatatacaaaaaatacacaatatttATTCCAGTAACAGtttttttaattcaagtttTTAATTACACACTAATGTAGTAGGCATAAAGTAggcatgtaaaataaaatttatatttaaaaaaaaatgtagttcgcctaagacttttgcacagaactgtatttttataaaaaacGATGCAAGGAATGCGATAATAAATATCGCAAAGTGCTTTCTCCAATTTAGCAAAAGGTCTGCTGCTATATCTCTGAGCTACTAAGGCCCACACATCATTATGCTGAAAacccactctctgtctctcgttcACCATCTCTCCCACCACCAGCCCTGCCCCTGTCGCACTCGTTTTTATACCTCAATCCTGTTTGCCTTGCACTTTGTCTTAATCATTGTGCATCTGTGTGAGAAAAGAATATTCTTCTCCAGCAGTATTTTCttgtaaaatgtattatattctATTATAGCATATTAGTCTAGTgaaccatccatcttctatactgcttatccttttcagggtcacggggaacctggagcctatcccagggagcatcgggcacaaggcggggtacaccctggacagggtgccaatccatcttaGGGCAGTCTAGTGAAAGGTGTCTGTGCAATTCCATGGACAAGTCAATGCCCTATTTTATCAAATCCCTATGCTGAAGTATAAATCTAcaagcctcatttatcaagctggatctgaaaggatttatttgtaaatcgttTATATGAGTATTTACACCAGAAATTTGGAGCCTGTAATTTCGTACTCGTGCTCCTGTGTGATGTGCTCAATGTGCATGATGGGTACTGTGGAGA
The sequence above is drawn from the Ictalurus furcatus strain D&B chromosome 24, Billie_1.0, whole genome shotgun sequence genome and encodes:
- the hivep1 gene encoding zinc finger protein 40 isoform X1 — encoded protein: MPRTKQNNPKNLKDKIEEAQKELKEPRGPQKGRNESTGRSSESIKGLKRKKVVAENQLKKIPKSPVKKLPQTKKSVSPTDSALSKETTPASLFSKSPAHSTSKSPQDSEDDQQETLADKAVKVESKDLTTLQSEALVHQKGADKTCVVQSMLAKSWSEKVSNKGTSASHTAAPLEVLLKAMEPDFNTLTEKNCNPTGQLVPQSDAAIAMPSVNFGPQSQPALMQPYTAAKPPFYNSASTGVLCAQHHSSQQHLNKAVNCQHDKPGLQKSYSAGPSFNLTYAPVPSGSSSLPQSQPPIVQTCQSLSATVPNPIQVPVTPGFNHVQVATVVNYGMNQMCDASTKDQKTKKQGKYVCEYCNRACAKPSVLLKHIRSHTGERPYPCVTCGFSFKTKSNLYKHKKSHAHAIKLGLVSKDSGSGSLSQESDKGLGTNSDVEESGESDEEVNTADLDPDSSLSSLTALSEGSLHSSSTVSGSLGDADHAVMYENIKPLSSQKGCEPKVTAALPKVVVYPVNVSPLRADSPRVTDSNPEQAAAQRQRDFQTASLTYCSNRSNVTVLSSLKEVDCTSPLPDFISEDDNQQCKSPSGNGHAQLQRQQATDHSQQPQGKCLLSPRSLGSTDSGYFSRSESADQAMSPPSPFVKIMPPTESDLKNPQVLSSPVVATVMHVATSEKPPVLPGQMRPPLETKALSLEERITKLISDNEAVVDAKQLDSVKPRRTSLSRRGSIDSPKSYIFKDSFQFDLKPVVRRSNSNSDIPKSPFTPTDKSKPIFLLSVPPQYPTMDCLPITRSNSVPTTPGRSAVLPNAPSQPHPLRICQSFDDKFSSLNDDVFSPAPSTPNQAVHRTLVRQVAVEDFSTNEGHVLLSVHSMDEGHYGSSITHETRSKSFDHAPERTRKTQQSKGTTYECETCRNRYRKLENFENHKKFYCSELHGPKNKTVSVRDVEPEVFARGTQQPVLSRSAIIPSIVDQPMIRKRRKMKSVGDDEDQSPTETPPPCSRSFDSCQMAMGFSGNSYAQPTPTSSKPPSVGQIQLIARGIEEARLSPIREIHISTCSKGRAEPQRQGSGTSVIRHTNSLSRPNSFEMSESIEQSSPGDSVEKDANSSVKKHVEITISSSLQSYHEKMSTPKCPTQGMNKLEKQTSSVTSDSCTSTQSRLVRQNNIQVPEILVTEEPDREHESQVSESTEKPSETFNWPQRSESLSKLPTEKLPPKKKRIRLAQMEHSSGESSFESSLSRSLSRDSSLSRCSSISASFDRDDPPRSDSPSRVEGVRKPPEVQGLPVASNTLGVPGMMRRAASEQISCTQQSVEISCDYRSKSFDCSTISPSRSTSPMVTTLPKNTQCTPTPQVPLIERRRGPLVRQMSLKIGPETQQPTGKPTVSLQRGPSTNIFSVSQHRSLNINKPVVLLSGESPLKKNVKMVQSINLGSQTHQPQIHGLPHPWHQTAKLDKCQETLVHFAHDEADIQNAEHIKNFVPKYQLQYPVLKTGQAHSFSSVQGAQITLPVLTIPIANEIKVSTFSDGIQNVYETQPSQQRVSNRGVSVVLPIDLEVAPVSQSFSEPTAVPQILITHEHTLPSSTVDTKVNLSEVSTNAKIGSDRQNGRSPGSAGFQMKTIIPVRQNHIGEIQITSSPGSLHCTQKLVSVSLCPQQEPTASSKRMLSPANSLDIAMEKTQKRAKDDHGAACLTDGRSFSYLNAKMSELTRPRKLMLVRQVCTTECVDSPIETDAPEQLPECREPEKDNQIEICHTKCDDVEQEMESRTPTTTVQTVPGSETHSSPGMQSHSGPGNTTLKSQEKPEEHQWSPAKSLVRPPTFQGQIKLAASVSVVNTRDSHRLSFPSLKTATTFTWCFLLKRKPLHIEQTDQRISAYSTWTVKLKNPNPLGLPTKVVMSLFDSKQISKKILYTQAITTSLKSDILTYSGKLKDVLPKVLAQHNTLLNENCGKAKPESQSSHELDSSKAEPRRVKIFDGGYKSNEEYVYVRGRGRGKYICEECGIRCKKPSMLRKHIRTHSDVRPYHCAQCNFSFKTKGNLTKHMKSKAHSKKCMEMGVAIGVIDDHDTEDSGCDHGRTGNADRQDSDGDDSDGPDDEDNDGEEEDEEDSQAESGLSATPSVSASPQHLPSSQADPAPSSLLAQMSISPNPNPSPLPQILGSKSQALDTDSLAITSSVSLVRQMSSFAVCSSHGPSTSSFVSYPAPTSESNSSDTESVHMMSPISPCRQMSIDYPDPDMPLSPPVPSKSSSSGQNESASSNSQTTNESNSNVDRSTQTTSDSLQGSLHFPSLGPDQEFGAGATTHLFSHLPLHSQQPTRSAHSMVPVGGIQLVPAGLAAYSTFVPIQAGPVQLTIPAVSVIHRQASSPLPMSNTSPQPQGSPCQPLMVQEPINSVLPCFPLGQMAGLQTLSAPQGTLQHVGMETLSVVGLANSTQLVPQQSLALNAALGVQVLAASPASQSSATSPGHIPGLQILNIALPALIPSLSPLSALSPLVPDKPGSPEGVASVSLPTQVAESPPASSPSGSFPAAWPAATPVAVVPVAVKPLVEMTSPSKPTRSGKDIVLSTVDAEKSTPQPHPSSSIEGESESAPKAPSVEAGEARLPRKPITKQPVTDDFNDASSDDDEDRLVIAT
- the hivep1 gene encoding zinc finger protein 40 isoform X2, whose amino-acid sequence is MPRTKQNNPKNLKGRNESTGRSSESIKGLKRKKVVAENQLKKIPKSPVKKLPQTKKSVSPTDSALSKETTPASLFSKSPAHSTSKSPQDSEDDQQETLADKAVKVESKDLTTLQSEALVHQKGADKTCVVQSMLAKSWSEKVSNKGTSASHTAAPLEVLLKAMEPDFNTLTEKNCNPTGQLVPQSDAAIAMPSVNFGPQSQPALMQPYTAAKPPFYNSASTGVLCAQHHSSQQHLNKAVNCQHDKPGLQKSYSAGPSFNLTYAPVPSGSSSLPQSQPPIVQTCQSLSATVPNPIQVPVTPGFNHVQVATVVNYGMNQMCDASTKDQKTKKQGKYVCEYCNRACAKPSVLLKHIRSHTGERPYPCVTCGFSFKTKSNLYKHKKSHAHAIKLGLVSKDSGSGSLSQESDKGLGTNSDVEESGESDEEVNTADLDPDSSLSSLTALSEGSLHSSSTVSGSLGDADHAVMYENIKPLSSQKGCEPKVTAALPKVVVYPVNVSPLRADSPRVTDSNPEQAAAQRQRDFQTASLTYCSNRSNVTVLSSLKEVDCTSPLPDFISEDDNQQCKSPSGNGHAQLQRQQATDHSQQPQGKCLLSPRSLGSTDSGYFSRSESADQAMSPPSPFVKIMPPTESDLKNPQVLSSPVVATVMHVATSEKPPVLPGQMRPPLETKALSLEERITKLISDNEAVVDAKQLDSVKPRRTSLSRRGSIDSPKSYIFKDSFQFDLKPVVRRSNSNSDIPKSPFTPTDKSKPIFLLSVPPQYPTMDCLPITRSNSVPTTPGRSAVLPNAPSQPHPLRICQSFDDKFSSLNDDVFSPAPSTPNQAVHRTLVRQVAVEDFSTNEGHVLLSVHSMDEGHYGSSITHETRSKSFDHAPERTRKTQQSKGTTYECETCRNRYRKLENFENHKKFYCSELHGPKNKTVSVRDVEPEVFARGTQQPVLSRSAIIPSIVDQPMIRKRRKMKSVGDDEDQSPTETPPPCSRSFDSCQMAMGFSGNSYAQPTPTSSKPPSVGQIQLIARGIEEARLSPIREIHISTCSKGRAEPQRQGSGTSVIRHTNSLSRPNSFEMSESIEQSSPGDSVEKDANSSVKKHVEITISSSLQSYHEKMSTPKCPTQGMNKLEKQTSSVTSDSCTSTQSRLVRQNNIQVPEILVTEEPDREHESQVSESTEKPSETFNWPQRSESLSKLPTEKLPPKKKRIRLAQMEHSSGESSFESSLSRSLSRDSSLSRCSSISASFDRDDPPRSDSPSRVEGVRKPPEVQGLPVASNTLGVPGMMRRAASEQISCTQQSVEISCDYRSKSFDCSTISPSRSTSPMVTTLPKNTQCTPTPQVPLIERRRGPLVRQMSLKIGPETQQPTGKPTVSLQRGPSTNIFSVSQHRSLNINKPVVLLSGESPLKKNVKMVQSINLGSQTHQPQIHGLPHPWHQTAKLDKCQETLVHFAHDEADIQNAEHIKNFVPKYQLQYPVLKTGQAHSFSSVQGAQITLPVLTIPIANEIKVSTFSDGIQNVYETQPSQQRVSNRGVSVVLPIDLEVAPVSQSFSEPTAVPQILITHEHTLPSSTVDTKVNLSEVSTNAKIGSDRQNGRSPGSAGFQMKTIIPVRQNHIGEIQITSSPGSLHCTQKLVSVSLCPQQEPTASSKRMLSPANSLDIAMEKTQKRAKDDHGAACLTDGRSFSYLNAKMSELTRPRKLMLVRQVCTTECVDSPIETDAPEQLPECREPEKDNQIEICHTKCDDVEQEMESRTPTTTVQTVPGSETHSSPGMQSHSGPGNTTLKSQEKPEEHQWSPAKSLVRPPTFQGQIKLAASVSVVNTRDSHRLSFPSLKTATTFTWCFLLKRKPLHIEQTDQRISAYSTWTVKLKNPNPLGLPTKVVMSLFDSKQISKKILYTQAITTSLKSDILTYSGKLKDVLPKVLAQHNTLLNENCGKAKPESQSSHELDSSKAEPRRVKIFDGGYKSNEEYVYVRGRGRGKYICEECGIRCKKPSMLRKHIRTHSDVRPYHCAQCNFSFKTKGNLTKHMKSKAHSKKCMEMGVAIGVIDDHDTEDSGCDHGRTGNADRQDSDGDDSDGPDDEDNDGEEEDEEDSQAESGLSATPSVSASPQHLPSSQADPAPSSLLAQMSISPNPNPSPLPQILGSKSQALDTDSLAITSSVSLVRQMSSFAVCSSHGPSTSSFVSYPAPTSESNSSDTESVHMMSPISPCRQMSIDYPDPDMPLSPPVPSKSSSSGQNESASSNSQTTNESNSNVDRSTQTTSDSLQGSLHFPSLGPDQEFGAGATTHLFSHLPLHSQQPTRSAHSMVPVGGIQLVPAGLAAYSTFVPIQAGPVQLTIPAVSVIHRQASSPLPMSNTSPQPQGSPCQPLMVQEPINSVLPCFPLGQMAGLQTLSAPQGTLQHVGMETLSVVGLANSTQLVPQQSLALNAALGVQVLAASPASQSSATSPGHIPGLQILNIALPALIPSLSPLSALSPLVPDKPGSPEGVASVSLPTQVAESPPASSPSGSFPAAWPAATPVAVVPVAVKPLVEMTSPSKPTRSGKDIVLSTVDAEKSTPQPHPSSSIEGESESAPKAPSVEAGEARLPRKPITKQPVTDDFNDASSDDDEDRLVIAT